A single Xenopus laevis strain J_2021 chromosome 3S, Xenopus_laevis_v10.1, whole genome shotgun sequence DNA region contains:
- the insyn1.S gene encoding inhibitory synaptic factor 1-like, with product MCSRGVGRKTEQGVRSGRAGERERIRGRVRAVIGQLEGILRDLKEVAKELREVVEQIDRLTSDFEFELDTDDWTPGTISSTSSSEKGGPLCDLGPLDFLSSDSWEFCSFLEASTPSDSGDGSDRPPDFRLLNGGATPNGPDSSSEEIPIAPQKPPPSKNAGSRDRVRFSDKVLYHALCCDDSEDPPFSHETPRDPPKETVPCAVLKSKPGGLTGVKKGTRNCSTQTVCDKSTQTVLPYVPKKGKDKH from the exons ATGTGCTCTcgtggggtggggaggaaaaCGGAGCAGGGGGTACGCAGTGGCAGAGCTGGAGAGAGGGAAAGAATCCGAGGGAGAGTCCGTGCTGTTATTGGTCAGCTAGAAGGAATCTTGCGGGACCTCAAGGAAGTGGCCAAAGAACTGAGAGAG GTTGTGGAGCAGATAGACAGACTCACTTCGGACTTTGAATTTGAGCTGGACACTGATGATTGGACTCCAGGAACTATAAGCAGTACATCTAGCAGTGAAAAGGGTGGTCCTCTCTGTGACCTGGGGCCTCTGGACTTTCTCAGCTCAGACAGCTGGGAATTCTGCTCCTTCCTTGAAGCTTCAACACCCTCAGACTCTGGAGATGGTTCAGATCGCCCCCCTGACTTCAGACTGCTGAATGGAGGAGCCACCCCTAATGGGCCAGATTCTTCTAGTGAGGAGATTCCTATTGCACCACAGAAACCTCCTCCATCAAAGAATGCAGGCTCCAGGGACAGAGTGAGGTTCAGTGACAAAGTTTTGTATCATGCACTCTGTTGTGATGACAGTGAAGATCCCCCTTTTAGTCACGAGACTCCACGGGACCCCCCTAAGGAAACTGTTCCTTGTGCTGTGCTGAAGAGTAAACCTGGAGGGCTTACTGGAGTCAAAAAGGGGACTAGGAACTGCAGTACCCAGACTGTGTGTGACAAGAGCACCCAAACTGTTCTTCCTTACGTGCCAAAAAAAGGCAAGGATAAACATTAG
- the cd276.S gene encoding CD276 antigen homolog isoform X2, producing the protein MTDISLSSATSLEAIDLRVPELPVIGLLDKDVILPCWFTPSEGFTPKNLSVFWKLPNQQQDYGFVLGEDLQENQSPQYKDRISLFHEELSKGNMSVLLQQVRLTDEGIYTCFVNVQNSSSASVSLQVGAPFTKPTLHLEPSEALKPGDQVTVTCHTYDGYPEANILWQNGEGQNMTENITTSQVANEKGLFHVQSSLSVILETSDTYTCLVFNPVLQDVTHASLTVTGQHLSFPPLVLWVTVGLSICLLCLLVALACVCRKHLKQTCEEEQENAGNEEHEENGELKTAMQPLKVTSPGEGDSQGGEIERRTMDSPPVTFSEEERKQSFDDDAECLE; encoded by the exons ATGACGGATATTTCATTAAGCTCTGCTACATCTCTGG AGGCCATTGACCTGCGTGTACCTGAGTTACCAGTCATAGGGCTGCTGGATAAAGATGTAATTTTACCCTGCTGGTTCACTCCTTCAGAAGGCTTCACCCCCAAGAATCTTAGTGTGTTTTGGAAGTTACCAAACCAGCAGCAGGATTATGGCTTTGTTCTTGGAGAGGATCTGCAAGAAAACCAATCCCCACAATATAAGGACCGCATTAGCCTTTTCCATGAAGAACTGTCCAAGGGCAACATGTCTGTGCTGCTCCAACAAGTCCGACTGACTGATGAAGGCATTTATACCTGCTTTGTTAATGTCCAAAACTCGAGCTCTGCATCTGTGAGCCTACAGGTTGGGG CTCCTTTCACCAAGCCAACTTTGCACTTGGAACCCAGTGAAGCTCTGAAACCTGGCGATCAAGTGACGGTGACATGTCATACCTATGATGGATACCCAGAGGCCAATATACTCTGGCAAAATGGTGAAGGACAAAACATGACCGAGAATATCACAACTTCACAGGTGGCTAATGAGAAGGGCCTGTTCCATGTCCAGAGTTCTCTTAGTGTTATTCTGGAGACAAGTGATACTTACACGTGCCTCGTATTTAATCCTGTATTGCAAGATGTGACGCATGCATCCCTTACTGTCACTG GTCAGCACCTTTCATTCCCTCCATTGGTCCTTTGGGTGACAGTGGGGCTGTCTATTTGTCTGCTATGTCTGCTTGTTGCTCTGGCTTGCGTATGCAGAAAACACCTGAAACAAACATGTGAGGAAGAACAGGAGAATGCAG GAAATGAGGAACATGAGGAAAACGGAGAACTCAAGACAG CCATGCAGCCTCTCAAAGTGACATCACCTGGAGAGG gagatagccagggaggagaaatcgagcgtcgcacgatggatagtccccctgtcaccttttctgaagaggagcgcaagcagagtttcg ATGATGATGCAGAATGTTTAGAATGA
- the cd276.S gene encoding CD276 antigen homolog precursor: MAALCLLLLLSLAEAIDLRVPELPVIGLLDKDVILPCWFTPSEGFTPKNLSVFWKLPNQQQDYGFVLGEDLQENQSPQYKDRISLFHEELSKGNMSVLLQQVRLTDEGIYTCFVNVQNSSSASVSLQVGAPFTKPTLHLEPSEALKPGDQVTVTCHTYDGYPEANILWQNGEGQNMTENITTSQVANEKGLFHVQSSLSVILETSDTYTCLVFNPVLQDVTHASLTVTGQHLSFPPLVLWVTVGLSICLLCLLVALACVCRKHLKQTCEEEQENAGNEEHEENGELKTAMQPLKVTSPGEDDDAECLE, from the exons ATGGCTGCACTGTGCTTGCTACTACTTCTCTCTTTGGCTG AGGCCATTGACCTGCGTGTACCTGAGTTACCAGTCATAGGGCTGCTGGATAAAGATGTAATTTTACCCTGCTGGTTCACTCCTTCAGAAGGCTTCACCCCCAAGAATCTTAGTGTGTTTTGGAAGTTACCAAACCAGCAGCAGGATTATGGCTTTGTTCTTGGAGAGGATCTGCAAGAAAACCAATCCCCACAATATAAGGACCGCATTAGCCTTTTCCATGAAGAACTGTCCAAGGGCAACATGTCTGTGCTGCTCCAACAAGTCCGACTGACTGATGAAGGCATTTATACCTGCTTTGTTAATGTCCAAAACTCGAGCTCTGCATCTGTGAGCCTACAGGTTGGGG CTCCTTTCACCAAGCCAACTTTGCACTTGGAACCCAGTGAAGCTCTGAAACCTGGCGATCAAGTGACGGTGACATGTCATACCTATGATGGATACCCAGAGGCCAATATACTCTGGCAAAATGGTGAAGGACAAAACATGACCGAGAATATCACAACTTCACAGGTGGCTAATGAGAAGGGCCTGTTCCATGTCCAGAGTTCTCTTAGTGTTATTCTGGAGACAAGTGATACTTACACGTGCCTCGTATTTAATCCTGTATTGCAAGATGTGACGCATGCATCCCTTACTGTCACTG GTCAGCACCTTTCATTCCCTCCATTGGTCCTTTGGGTGACAGTGGGGCTGTCTATTTGTCTGCTATGTCTGCTTGTTGCTCTGGCTTGCGTATGCAGAAAACACCTGAAACAAACATGTGAGGAAGAACAGGAGAATGCAG GAAATGAGGAACATGAGGAAAACGGAGAACTCAAGACAG CCATGCAGCCTCTCAAAGTGACATCACCTGGAGAGG ATGATGATGCAGAATGTTTAGAATGA
- the cd276.S gene encoding CD276 antigen homolog isoform X1, translating to MAALCLLLLLSLAEAIDLRVPELPVIGLLDKDVILPCWFTPSEGFTPKNLSVFWKLPNQQQDYGFVLGEDLQENQSPQYKDRISLFHEELSKGNMSVLLQQVRLTDEGIYTCFVNVQNSSSASVSLQVGAPFTKPTLHLEPSEALKPGDQVTVTCHTYDGYPEANILWQNGEGQNMTENITTSQVANEKGLFHVQSSLSVILETSDTYTCLVFNPVLQDVTHASLTVTGQHLSFPPLVLWVTVGLSICLLCLLVALACVCRKHLKQTCEEEQENAGNEEHEENGELKTAMQPLKVTSPGEGDSQGGEIERRTMDSPPVTFSEEERKQSFDDDAECLE from the exons ATGGCTGCACTGTGCTTGCTACTACTTCTCTCTTTGGCTG AGGCCATTGACCTGCGTGTACCTGAGTTACCAGTCATAGGGCTGCTGGATAAAGATGTAATTTTACCCTGCTGGTTCACTCCTTCAGAAGGCTTCACCCCCAAGAATCTTAGTGTGTTTTGGAAGTTACCAAACCAGCAGCAGGATTATGGCTTTGTTCTTGGAGAGGATCTGCAAGAAAACCAATCCCCACAATATAAGGACCGCATTAGCCTTTTCCATGAAGAACTGTCCAAGGGCAACATGTCTGTGCTGCTCCAACAAGTCCGACTGACTGATGAAGGCATTTATACCTGCTTTGTTAATGTCCAAAACTCGAGCTCTGCATCTGTGAGCCTACAGGTTGGGG CTCCTTTCACCAAGCCAACTTTGCACTTGGAACCCAGTGAAGCTCTGAAACCTGGCGATCAAGTGACGGTGACATGTCATACCTATGATGGATACCCAGAGGCCAATATACTCTGGCAAAATGGTGAAGGACAAAACATGACCGAGAATATCACAACTTCACAGGTGGCTAATGAGAAGGGCCTGTTCCATGTCCAGAGTTCTCTTAGTGTTATTCTGGAGACAAGTGATACTTACACGTGCCTCGTATTTAATCCTGTATTGCAAGATGTGACGCATGCATCCCTTACTGTCACTG GTCAGCACCTTTCATTCCCTCCATTGGTCCTTTGGGTGACAGTGGGGCTGTCTATTTGTCTGCTATGTCTGCTTGTTGCTCTGGCTTGCGTATGCAGAAAACACCTGAAACAAACATGTGAGGAAGAACAGGAGAATGCAG GAAATGAGGAACATGAGGAAAACGGAGAACTCAAGACAG CCATGCAGCCTCTCAAAGTGACATCACCTGGAGAGG gagatagccagggaggagaaatcgagcgtcgcacgatggatagtccccctgtcaccttttctgaagaggagcgcaagcagagtttcg ATGATGATGCAGAATGTTTAGAATGA
- the cd276.S gene encoding CD276 antigen homolog isoform X3, which produces MAALCLLLLLSLAEAIDLRVPELPVIGLLDKDVILPCWFTPSEGFTPKNLSVFWKLPNQQQDYGFVLGEDLQENQSPQYKDRISLFHEELSKGNMSVLLQQVRLTDEGIYTCFVNVQNSSSASVSLQVGAPFTKPTLHLEPSEALKPGDQVTVTCHTYDGYPEANILWQNGEGQNMTENITTSQVANEKGLFHVQSSLSVILETSDTYTCLVFNPVLQDVTHASLTVTGQHLSFPPLVLWVTVGLSICLLCLLVALACVCRKHLKQTCEEEQENAGNEEHEENGELKTDDIPR; this is translated from the exons ATGGCTGCACTGTGCTTGCTACTACTTCTCTCTTTGGCTG AGGCCATTGACCTGCGTGTACCTGAGTTACCAGTCATAGGGCTGCTGGATAAAGATGTAATTTTACCCTGCTGGTTCACTCCTTCAGAAGGCTTCACCCCCAAGAATCTTAGTGTGTTTTGGAAGTTACCAAACCAGCAGCAGGATTATGGCTTTGTTCTTGGAGAGGATCTGCAAGAAAACCAATCCCCACAATATAAGGACCGCATTAGCCTTTTCCATGAAGAACTGTCCAAGGGCAACATGTCTGTGCTGCTCCAACAAGTCCGACTGACTGATGAAGGCATTTATACCTGCTTTGTTAATGTCCAAAACTCGAGCTCTGCATCTGTGAGCCTACAGGTTGGGG CTCCTTTCACCAAGCCAACTTTGCACTTGGAACCCAGTGAAGCTCTGAAACCTGGCGATCAAGTGACGGTGACATGTCATACCTATGATGGATACCCAGAGGCCAATATACTCTGGCAAAATGGTGAAGGACAAAACATGACCGAGAATATCACAACTTCACAGGTGGCTAATGAGAAGGGCCTGTTCCATGTCCAGAGTTCTCTTAGTGTTATTCTGGAGACAAGTGATACTTACACGTGCCTCGTATTTAATCCTGTATTGCAAGATGTGACGCATGCATCCCTTACTGTCACTG GTCAGCACCTTTCATTCCCTCCATTGGTCCTTTGGGTGACAGTGGGGCTGTCTATTTGTCTGCTATGTCTGCTTGTTGCTCTGGCTTGCGTATGCAGAAAACACCTGAAACAAACATGTGAGGAAGAACAGGAGAATGCAG GAAATGAGGAACATGAGGAAAACGGAGAACTCAAGACAG ATGACATACCTCGCTAG